From the Pseudodesulfovibrio indicus genome, the window GCAGGGACGGGCAGCAGGAGATCTCCACCCACTTGTAGCCGTACGGCTCGACCGCTGCGCCCAGAGCCGCCGCGCCCTCGTGGTTGGTGCGGTCCGACAGGCCGATGAAGAAGGTCTTCTCCACCTGGAGCACGTCGCCGCCCTCGATGAGCGCGGGGGGAACGATCTTGACCACCGACTTGTGCTTGGCCAGCTCCGGCTCGATGGTCACCTGTTCGCCCTGGCGCGAAGGCGCGCCCAGCGGGGTGAGCACGGCCACGTGCTCGCAGACCACGGCGGTGTCCTCCACGAAACAGCAGTCCGGGTAGCCCGGCTCGGCATCGAGCACGGTCACCTCCAGCCCCAGATCGGCCAGTGTCCGGCAATAGGCATCGTGCTGTTTCAGGGCCAGATCGAAGTCC encodes:
- a CDS encoding dimethylarginine dimethylaminohydrolase family protein — its product is MFTHAITRRPGPEMVDGITTANLGKPDFDLALKQHDAYCRTLADLGLEVTVLDAEPGYPDCCFVEDTAVVCEHVAVLTPLGAPSRQGEQVTIEPELAKHKSVVKIVPPALIEGGDVLQVEKTFFIGLSDRTNHEGAAALGAAVEPYGYKWVEISCCPSLHFKTDVNYIGNNTILVSPCCDSLPELSLFKRVIVEDDEAYARNCLYINGTVIVPDGFPKTLAKVRATGVETVVLDVSEFRKLDGGLTCLSLRF